The Burkholderia lata genome contains a region encoding:
- a CDS encoding MFS transporter, translating into MSAAPADARVLEVESVIDDTHRPGFHWMLLVLCGLCLVIDGFDAQAMGYVAPSVIAEWGVPKQALGPVFSASLFGMLLGALGLSVLADRIGRRPVLIGSTLFFAVTMLATPFAGSIPVLMALRFVTGLGLGCIMPNAMALVGEFSPATHRVKRMMIVSCGFTLGAALGGFISAALIPALGWRSVFFVGGAVPLVLTIAMVARLPESLQFLVLKGRVAQARDWLAHFAPQAGIDANTRLVVRERAATGAPVAELFSHGRLPVTLLLWAISFMNLIDLYFLSNWLPTVMRDAGYSQGTAVIVGTVLQTGGVIGTLSLGWFIERYGFVRVLFACFACAAVSVGLIGSVAHALPWLLVVVFAGGFCVVGGQPAVNALAGQYYPTSLRSTGIGWSLGIGRIGSVLGPLVGGQLIALNWSNGALFHAAAVPVLCSALFVLGLAGVTRRNGAQAPNAAMN; encoded by the coding sequence ATGAGCGCGGCGCCGGCCGACGCGCGCGTGCTCGAAGTCGAGAGCGTGATCGACGACACCCATCGCCCGGGTTTTCACTGGATGCTGCTCGTGTTGTGCGGGCTGTGCCTCGTGATCGACGGTTTCGATGCGCAGGCGATGGGCTACGTCGCGCCGAGCGTGATCGCCGAATGGGGCGTGCCGAAGCAGGCGCTCGGGCCCGTGTTCAGCGCGAGCCTGTTCGGGATGCTGCTCGGCGCGCTCGGGCTGTCGGTGCTGGCCGACCGGATCGGGCGGCGCCCGGTGCTGATCGGCTCGACGCTGTTCTTCGCGGTGACGATGCTCGCGACGCCGTTCGCGGGTTCGATCCCGGTGCTGATGGCGCTGCGCTTCGTCACGGGCCTCGGCCTCGGCTGCATCATGCCGAACGCGATGGCGCTGGTCGGCGAGTTCAGCCCGGCCACGCATCGCGTGAAGCGGATGATGATCGTGTCGTGCGGCTTCACGCTCGGCGCGGCGCTCGGCGGCTTCATCAGCGCCGCGCTGATTCCGGCGCTCGGCTGGCGGTCGGTGTTCTTCGTCGGCGGCGCGGTGCCGCTCGTGCTGACGATCGCGATGGTTGCGCGGCTGCCCGAATCGCTGCAGTTCCTGGTGCTGAAAGGGCGCGTCGCGCAGGCACGCGACTGGCTCGCGCACTTCGCGCCGCAGGCCGGCATCGATGCGAATACGCGGCTCGTGGTACGCGAGCGCGCCGCGACCGGCGCGCCGGTCGCCGAGCTGTTCAGCCACGGCCGCCTGCCGGTCACGCTGCTGTTGTGGGCGATCAGCTTCATGAACCTGATCGATCTGTATTTCCTGTCGAACTGGCTGCCGACCGTGATGCGCGACGCCGGCTATTCGCAGGGCACGGCGGTGATCGTCGGCACGGTGCTGCAGACGGGCGGCGTGATCGGCACGCTGTCGCTCGGCTGGTTCATCGAACGCTACGGCTTCGTGCGCGTGCTGTTCGCATGCTTCGCGTGCGCGGCCGTGTCGGTGGGGCTGATCGGCTCGGTCGCGCATGCGCTGCCGTGGCTGCTGGTGGTGGTGTTCGCGGGCGGGTTCTGCGTGGTCGGCGGGCAGCCGGCCGTGAACGCGCTCGCGGGCCAGTATTACCCGACGTCGCTGCGCTCGACGGGCATCGGCTGGAGCCTCGGCATCGGCCGGATCGGCTCGGTGCTCGGGCCGCTCGTCGGCGGACAACTGATTGCGCTCAACTGGTCGAACGGTGCGCTGTTCCACGCGGCCGCGGTGCCCGTGCTGTGCTCGGCGCTGTTCGTCCTCGGGCTTGCCGGTGTGACGCGGCGCAATGGCGCGCAGGCGCCGAACGCCGCGATGAATTGA
- a CDS encoding MFS transporter, which translates to MPLPLFALAVAAFGIGTTEFVIMGLLPNVARDLGVSIPAAGMLVSGYALGVTIGAPILAIVTAKMPRKRALMGLIGLFIAGNLFCAIAPGYAVLMAARVVTAFCHGAFFGIGSVVASNLVAPNRRAQAIALMFTGLTLANVLGVPLGTALGQAYGWRATFWAVTGIGIAAAAALAVCLPKNLAMPDTSITREFSVLKHPQVLMVLGISVLASASLFSVFTYITPILEDVTGFSPRQVTYVLLLFGLGLTVGGTLGGKLADWRRMPSLIATLALIGVILALFAGTMHLPFAALATIFVWGILAFAIVPPLQILIVDRASDAPNLASTLNQGAFNLGNATGAWLGGMAIGSGVSLVNLPWVGIAMAVAALALTLWSASLERRPVSVPTEYV; encoded by the coding sequence ATGCCCTTACCTCTTTTCGCCCTCGCCGTCGCCGCATTTGGAATCGGTACCACCGAGTTCGTGATCATGGGGCTGCTGCCCAATGTCGCGCGCGACCTCGGCGTGTCGATCCCGGCCGCCGGCATGCTCGTGTCGGGCTATGCGCTCGGCGTGACGATCGGTGCACCGATCCTCGCGATCGTCACCGCGAAGATGCCGCGCAAGCGCGCGCTGATGGGCCTGATCGGGCTGTTCATCGCGGGCAACCTGTTCTGCGCGATCGCACCGGGCTACGCGGTGCTGATGGCCGCGCGCGTCGTCACCGCGTTCTGCCACGGCGCGTTCTTCGGGATCGGCTCGGTGGTCGCGAGCAACCTGGTCGCGCCGAACCGTCGCGCGCAGGCGATCGCGCTGATGTTCACCGGCCTCACCCTCGCGAACGTGCTCGGCGTGCCGCTCGGCACCGCGCTCGGCCAGGCATACGGCTGGCGCGCGACGTTCTGGGCCGTCACCGGCATCGGCATCGCCGCGGCCGCCGCGCTCGCCGTCTGCCTGCCGAAGAACCTGGCCATGCCCGACACCAGCATCACGCGCGAATTCAGCGTGCTGAAACATCCGCAGGTGCTGATGGTGCTCGGCATCAGCGTGCTCGCATCAGCCAGCCTGTTCAGCGTGTTCACGTACATCACCCCGATTCTCGAAGACGTGACGGGCTTCTCGCCGCGCCAGGTCACCTACGTGCTGCTGCTGTTCGGCCTCGGGCTGACGGTGGGCGGCACGCTCGGCGGCAAGCTCGCCGACTGGCGCCGGATGCCGTCGCTGATCGCGACGCTCGCGCTGATCGGCGTGATCCTCGCGCTGTTCGCGGGCACGATGCACCTGCCGTTCGCCGCGCTCGCGACGATCTTCGTGTGGGGCATCCTCGCGTTCGCGATCGTGCCGCCGCTGCAGATCCTGATCGTCGACCGTGCCAGCGACGCGCCGAACCTCGCGTCGACGCTGAACCAGGGCGCGTTCAACCTCGGCAACGCGACCGGTGCGTGGCTCGGCGGGATGGCGATCGGCTCGGGCGTGTCGCTCGTCAACCTGCCTTGGGTCGGCATTGCGATGGCTGTCGCGGCGCTCGCGCTCACGTTGTGGTCGGCGTCGCTCGAACGCCGACCGGTATCCGTGCCGACCGAGTACGTGTAA
- a CDS encoding DUF2783 domain-containing protein has product MPPLDTRPRLADPDAFYEALIDMHRDLSDADSQLVNAKLILLLANQIGDAGVLREAMALARQGVTPPVHPAAEVTQ; this is encoded by the coding sequence ATGCCCCCACTCGACACCCGCCCGCGTCTGGCTGACCCTGACGCGTTCTACGAAGCGCTGATCGACATGCATCGCGACCTGTCCGACGCCGACAGCCAGCTCGTCAACGCGAAGCTGATCCTGCTGCTCGCGAACCAGATCGGCGACGCCGGCGTGCTGCGCGAAGCGATGGCGCTCGCGCGCCAGGGCGTGACACCGCCCGTGCATCCGGCCGCCGAGGTGACGCAATGA
- a CDS encoding GFA family protein: protein MSHAEAMEGGCACGAIRYRIVHVPTDAGFCHCRLCQRTTGAAVVASASVPIDAFEYLQGEPTVYASSAWGERRFCGRCGAQLEYRLIDAPKTVEINSATLDEPSQLRPAWHVWYGDRFPGIEIGDDLPKYDDGGRA from the coding sequence ATGTCTCACGCAGAAGCGATGGAAGGCGGATGCGCATGCGGCGCGATCCGGTACCGGATCGTCCATGTTCCGACCGACGCCGGTTTTTGCCACTGCCGGCTCTGCCAGCGCACGACAGGCGCGGCGGTCGTCGCGTCGGCATCGGTGCCGATCGACGCGTTCGAATACCTGCAAGGTGAGCCGACGGTCTATGCGTCGAGCGCGTGGGGCGAGCGGCGTTTCTGCGGCCGTTGTGGTGCGCAGCTCGAATACCGGCTCATCGATGCCCCCAAGACGGTCGAGATCAATTCCGCGACGCTCGACGAGCCGTCGCAGCTGCGTCCGGCCTGGCATGTCTGGTATGGAGATCGCTTCCCGGGCATCGAGATCGGCGACGATCTGCCCAAGTATGACGATGGCGGAAGGGCGTAA
- the hmgA gene encoding homogentisate 1,2-dioxygenase yields the protein MTLDLSKPANAGYQSGFANEFATEALPGALPHGRNSPQRAPYGLYAEQLSGTAFTAPRGHNRRSWLYRIRPAAVHRPFEPYAGPQRLVSEFGDSADVPPTPPDQLRWDPLPMPVEPTDFVDGLVTMAGNGSAAAMNGCAIHLYAANRSMQDRFFYSADGELLIVPQQGRLFIATEFGRVEVEPFEIAVIPRGVRFSVTLPDGDARGYICENFGAQLRLPDLGPIGSNGLANPRDFLTPQAAYEDREGAFELIAKLNGRLWRADIGHSPLDVVAWHGNYAPYKYDLRLFNTIGSISFDHPDPSIFLVLQSQSDTPGVDTIDFVIFPPRWLAAEDTFRPPWFHRNVASEFMGLVHGAYDAKAEGFVPGGASLHNCMSGHGPDADTFEKASASDTTKPHKVDATMAFMFETRTLIRPTRYALDTAQLQADYFECWQGIKKHFNPEQR from the coding sequence ATGACGCTTGACCTGTCGAAACCGGCGAACGCCGGCTACCAGAGCGGTTTCGCGAACGAATTCGCGACCGAGGCACTGCCCGGCGCGTTGCCGCACGGCCGCAACTCACCGCAGCGCGCGCCGTACGGGCTGTATGCGGAGCAGCTGTCGGGCACCGCGTTTACCGCGCCGCGCGGCCACAACCGCCGCTCGTGGCTGTACCGCATCCGCCCGGCGGCCGTGCACCGGCCGTTCGAGCCGTATGCGGGCCCGCAGCGCCTCGTGTCGGAATTCGGCGACTCGGCCGACGTGCCGCCGACGCCGCCGGACCAGCTGCGCTGGGATCCGCTGCCGATGCCGGTCGAGCCGACCGATTTCGTCGACGGGCTCGTGACGATGGCCGGCAATGGCTCGGCCGCAGCGATGAACGGCTGCGCGATCCACCTGTACGCGGCGAACCGCTCGATGCAGGACCGCTTCTTCTACAGCGCGGACGGCGAACTGCTGATCGTGCCGCAGCAGGGGCGCCTGTTCATCGCGACCGAATTCGGCCGGGTCGAGGTCGAGCCGTTCGAGATCGCGGTGATCCCGCGTGGCGTGCGTTTTTCCGTCACGCTGCCGGACGGCGACGCGCGCGGCTACATCTGCGAAAACTTCGGCGCGCAATTGCGCCTGCCGGATCTCGGCCCGATCGGCTCGAACGGTCTCGCGAACCCGCGCGACTTCCTGACGCCGCAAGCCGCGTACGAAGACCGCGAAGGCGCATTCGAGCTGATCGCGAAGCTGAACGGCCGCCTGTGGCGCGCGGACATCGGTCATTCGCCGCTCGACGTCGTCGCATGGCACGGCAACTACGCGCCTTACAAGTACGACCTGCGCCTGTTCAACACGATCGGCTCGATCAGCTTCGACCATCCCGATCCGTCGATCTTCCTGGTGCTGCAGTCGCAGAGCGACACGCCGGGCGTCGACACGATCGACTTCGTGATCTTCCCGCCGCGCTGGCTCGCGGCCGAGGACACGTTCCGCCCGCCCTGGTTCCACCGCAACGTCGCGAGCGAATTCATGGGGCTCGTGCACGGCGCGTACGACGCGAAGGCCGAAGGCTTCGTGCCGGGCGGCGCGAGCCTGCACAACTGCATGTCGGGCCACGGGCCCGACGCGGATACGTTCGAGAAGGCGTCCGCGAGCGACACGACGAAGCCGCACAAGGTCGACGCGACGATGGCGTTCATGTTCGAAACCCGCACGCTGATCCGGCCGACGCGCTATGCGCTCGACACCGCGCAGCTGCAGGCGGACTACTTCGAATGCTGGCAAGGCATCAAGAAACACTTCAATCCGGAGCAACGATGA
- a CDS encoding FAD-dependent oxidoreductase → MATMSIDYQTLKFEYRPRAQDTAVHPVIVVGAGPVGLAAAIDLAQQGVPVVLLDDDDTLSTGSRAICFAKRTLEIFDRLGCGERFVDKGVSWHVGKVFLQDEQLYAFDLLPEEGHARPAFINLQQYYVEGYLADRAFELPNIDIRWKHKVTGIDQSAEHAVLTIETPEGVTTLRAQYVIAADGSRSPMRTMMGLESHGRTFKDRFLIADVKMKAEFPTERWFWFDPPFHPNQSVLLHRQPDNVWRIDFQLGWDADPVAEKQPERVIPRVRALLGPDVEFELEWVSVYTFRCQRMESFRHGRVLFAGDSAHGVSPFGARGANSGVQDADNLAWKLKLVLDGGSADSLLDTYASEREFAADENIRNSTRSTDFITPKSPVSRVFRDATLKLARDCEFARKLVNSGRLSVPAVLADSPLNTPDRNGDAFAGAMRPGAAAADAPVRAQGASGWLLQHLSSGFTGVLFGLPGDAAALAQALDGLALPVRPVLVVPAGHAQPAAGVVVVEDVDGFAAQRYDAKPGTFYLLRPDQHVCARTRTLDRQALADALARATCAR, encoded by the coding sequence ATGGCGACCATGAGCATCGATTACCAGACGCTGAAGTTCGAATACCGTCCGCGCGCGCAGGACACCGCCGTTCACCCGGTGATCGTCGTCGGCGCGGGCCCGGTGGGCCTTGCGGCGGCGATCGACCTGGCGCAGCAGGGCGTACCCGTCGTGCTGCTCGACGACGACGACACGCTGTCGACCGGCTCGCGCGCGATCTGCTTCGCGAAGCGCACGCTCGAGATCTTCGACCGGCTCGGCTGCGGCGAGCGCTTCGTCGACAAGGGCGTGAGCTGGCACGTCGGCAAGGTGTTCCTGCAGGACGAGCAGCTGTACGCGTTCGACCTGCTGCCCGAGGAAGGGCATGCGCGCCCCGCGTTCATCAACCTGCAGCAGTACTACGTCGAAGGCTACCTGGCCGACCGCGCGTTCGAGCTGCCGAACATCGACATCCGCTGGAAGCACAAGGTGACGGGCATCGACCAGTCAGCCGAACACGCAGTGCTGACGATCGAGACGCCGGAAGGCGTCACGACGCTGCGCGCGCAGTACGTGATCGCGGCCGACGGCTCGCGCAGCCCGATGCGCACGATGATGGGCCTCGAAAGCCACGGCCGCACGTTCAAGGATCGCTTCCTGATCGCCGACGTGAAGATGAAGGCGGAGTTTCCGACCGAGCGCTGGTTCTGGTTCGACCCGCCGTTCCACCCGAATCAGTCGGTGCTGCTGCATCGCCAGCCCGACAACGTGTGGCGCATCGATTTCCAGCTCGGCTGGGATGCCGACCCCGTCGCCGAGAAGCAGCCGGAGCGCGTGATCCCGCGCGTGCGCGCGCTGCTCGGGCCGGACGTCGAGTTCGAACTCGAATGGGTGAGCGTCTATACGTTCCGCTGCCAGCGGATGGAGTCGTTCCGGCACGGCCGCGTGCTGTTCGCGGGCGACTCCGCGCACGGCGTGTCGCCGTTCGGCGCGCGTGGCGCGAACAGCGGCGTGCAGGACGCCGACAACCTCGCATGGAAGCTGAAGCTGGTGCTCGACGGCGGTTCCGCCGACAGCCTGCTCGACACCTATGCGAGTGAGCGCGAGTTCGCGGCCGACGAGAACATCCGCAACTCGACGCGCTCGACCGACTTCATCACGCCGAAGAGCCCGGTGTCGCGCGTGTTCCGCGACGCGACGCTGAAGCTCGCGCGCGACTGCGAGTTCGCGCGCAAGCTCGTGAACAGCGGCCGCCTGTCGGTGCCGGCGGTGCTGGCCGATTCGCCGCTGAACACGCCGGACCGCAACGGCGACGCGTTCGCGGGCGCGATGCGGCCGGGCGCCGCGGCGGCCGATGCGCCGGTGCGTGCGCAGGGCGCGTCGGGCTGGCTGCTGCAACATTTGAGCAGCGGCTTCACCGGCGTGCTGTTCGGGTTGCCGGGCGATGCGGCCGCGCTTGCGCAGGCGCTCGACGGCCTCGCGCTGCCGGTGCGGCCCGTGCTCGTCGTGCCGGCCGGGCACGCGCAGCCGGCCGCGGGTGTCGTCGTCGTGGAGGACGTCGACGGCTTCGCCGCGCAACGCTACGACGCGAAGCCCGGCACGTTCTACCTGCTGCGCCCCGACCAGCATGTCTGCGCGCGGACGCGCACGCTCGACCGTCAGGCGCTGGCCGACGCACTGGCGCGCGCGACCTGCGCACGCTGA
- a CDS encoding MFS transporter → MKAILNRDFLALILSVAVVGLGTGATLPLTALALTEAGHGTNVVGMLTAAQALGGLAIVPFVTALARHIGSRRAIVVSVVLLAAATALMQFTSNLILWGALRVLCGAALMLLFTIGEAWVNQLADDSTRGRVVAIYATNFTLFQMAGPVLVSQIAGATSIRFALCGALFLLALPTLATIRRAPLAGDDAHHEAHGRWLDILPRMPALIIGTGFFALFDTLALSLLPLYAMDHGVASATAVLLASIMLFGDTAMQFPIGWLADKLGRERVHLGAGWIVLAGLPLLPFVIANPWLCWPLLFVLGAAAGSIYTLSLVACGERFRGAALVTASSLVSASWSAASFGGPLVAGALMEQVGSNALVGVLVACVAAFVAAALWERRAALQRAV, encoded by the coding sequence ATGAAAGCCATTCTTAATCGCGATTTCCTCGCACTCATTCTGAGCGTCGCGGTCGTCGGTCTCGGCACCGGCGCCACGCTGCCGCTCACCGCACTCGCGCTGACCGAGGCCGGACACGGCACCAACGTGGTCGGCATGCTGACGGCCGCGCAGGCGCTCGGCGGCCTCGCGATCGTCCCGTTCGTCACCGCGCTCGCGCGACACATCGGCTCGCGCCGCGCGATCGTCGTGTCGGTCGTGCTGCTCGCGGCAGCTACCGCGCTGATGCAGTTCACGTCGAACCTGATCCTGTGGGGCGCGCTGCGCGTGCTGTGCGGCGCCGCGCTGATGCTGCTGTTCACGATCGGCGAGGCGTGGGTCAACCAGCTCGCCGACGATTCGACGCGCGGCCGCGTCGTCGCGATCTACGCGACCAACTTCACGCTGTTCCAGATGGCGGGCCCGGTGCTCGTCAGCCAGATCGCGGGCGCGACGAGCATCCGCTTCGCGCTGTGCGGCGCGCTGTTCCTGCTCGCGCTGCCGACGCTCGCGACGATCCGGCGCGCGCCGCTCGCCGGCGACGACGCGCATCACGAAGCGCACGGCCGCTGGCTCGACATCCTGCCGCGCATGCCCGCGCTGATCATCGGCACCGGCTTCTTCGCGCTGTTCGATACGCTCGCGCTGTCGCTGCTGCCGCTCTACGCGATGGATCACGGCGTCGCGAGCGCCACCGCCGTGCTGCTCGCGTCGATCATGCTGTTCGGCGATACCGCGATGCAGTTCCCGATCGGCTGGCTCGCGGACAAGCTCGGACGCGAACGCGTGCACCTCGGCGCGGGCTGGATCGTGCTCGCCGGCCTGCCGCTGCTGCCGTTCGTGATCGCGAATCCGTGGCTGTGCTGGCCACTGCTGTTCGTGCTCGGCGCGGCGGCCGGCAGCATCTACACGCTGTCGCTCGTCGCATGCGGCGAACGCTTCCGCGGTGCGGCGCTCGTCACCGCGAGCTCGCTCGTGTCGGCATCGTGGAGCGCCGCGAGCTTCGGCGGCCCGCTGGTAGCCGGCGCGTTGATGGAACAAGTGGGCAGCAACGCGCTGGTCGGCGTGCTGGTCGCCTGCGTCGCGGCATTCGTCGCCGCCGCGCTGTGGGAGCGCCGCGCCGCGTTGCAACGCGCGGTCTGA
- the fahA gene encoding fumarylacetoacetase, which translates to MSDTQDWRATLDPARKSWVETANDSACDFPIQNLPFGIFSDAKQASRRAGVALGDQIVDLAALARAGLVTLPAGADVFAAPTLNAFIALGRDAWRSVRVQLSDLFSRDNAKLRDDASLRAQVLVAQRDATLHLPVEIPGYTDFYSSKEHATNVGSMFRDPKNALLPNWSEMPIGYNGRASSVIVSGTPVRRPNGQLKLPDQERPVFGACRKLDIELETGFIVGQGNALGEPIACEDAEAHIFGMVLLNDWSARDIQQWEYVPLGPFNAKTFATTISPWIVTLDALEPFRVAQPEQSPQPLAYLQHAGKHAFDIALEVTLREEGAAEATSISRTNFKHMYWTMAQQLAHHTVAGCNTRVGDLMGSGTISGPTKDSFGSLLELTWNGKEPVALNGGGSRAFIEDGDELTLAGWCQGDGYRVGFGACVGKILPALKA; encoded by the coding sequence ATGAGCGATACCCAAGACTGGCGCGCGACGCTCGACCCGGCTCGCAAGAGCTGGGTCGAGACGGCGAACGATTCCGCCTGCGATTTCCCGATCCAGAACCTGCCGTTCGGGATCTTCAGCGATGCGAAACAAGCGTCGCGCCGTGCCGGCGTGGCGCTCGGCGACCAGATCGTCGATCTTGCAGCGCTCGCTCGTGCTGGCCTCGTGACGCTGCCGGCCGGCGCCGATGTGTTTGCCGCACCGACGCTCAACGCGTTCATCGCGCTCGGCCGCGACGCATGGCGCAGCGTGCGCGTGCAGCTGTCGGACCTGTTCTCGCGCGACAACGCGAAGCTGCGTGACGATGCTTCGTTGCGAGCACAGGTGCTCGTCGCGCAGCGCGACGCGACGCTGCATCTGCCGGTCGAGATTCCCGGCTACACCGATTTCTATTCGTCGAAGGAGCACGCGACCAACGTCGGCTCGATGTTCCGTGATCCGAAGAATGCACTGCTGCCGAACTGGTCGGAGATGCCGATCGGCTACAACGGCCGTGCGTCGTCGGTGATCGTGAGCGGTACGCCGGTGCGGCGTCCGAACGGGCAACTGAAGCTGCCCGACCAGGAGCGTCCGGTGTTCGGTGCATGCCGCAAGCTCGACATCGAACTGGAGACAGGTTTCATCGTCGGCCAGGGCAACGCGCTCGGCGAGCCGATCGCGTGCGAGGACGCGGAAGCGCATATCTTCGGGATGGTGCTGCTGAACGACTGGAGCGCGCGCGACATCCAGCAATGGGAATACGTGCCGCTCGGCCCGTTCAATGCGAAGACGTTCGCGACGACGATCTCGCCGTGGATCGTCACGCTCGACGCGCTCGAACCGTTCCGCGTCGCGCAGCCGGAGCAGTCGCCGCAGCCGCTCGCGTATCTGCAGCACGCAGGCAAGCATGCGTTCGACATTGCACTCGAAGTGACGCTGCGCGAGGAAGGGGCGGCCGAAGCGACGTCGATCAGCCGCACGAACTTCAAGCACATGTACTGGACGATGGCGCAGCAGCTCGCGCATCACACGGTCGCGGGCTGCAACACGCGTGTGGGCGACCTGATGGGTTCGGGGACGATCAGCGGGCCGACGAAGGATTCGTTCGGCAGCCTGCTCGAACTGACGTGGAACGGCAAGGAGCCGGTTGCGCTGAACGGCGGCGGCAGCCGCGCGTTCATCGAGGACGGCGACGAGCTCACGCTCGCCGGATGGTGCCAGGGTGATGGCTATCGCGTCGGCTTCGGTGCGTGTGTCGGCAAGATCCTGCCGGCGTTGAAGGCGTAA
- a CDS encoding EAL domain-containing protein encodes MIPPTIPELVARAGQLPYLRDHLALADGGTASANLPERTLGSAYEPIYDVTMPGAPQSTSFADTIERYGDELGFQAVTLVTGTPHDPVDSAVDDQTLVAIDRLSRALHAINFFGAQRHGLLFLRVHERLLKSVKYDHGKHFSTVLQRFGLPTERIVIELPAVAVAHKTFLGYLTRSYQHHGFKVADKLPDPGRILAVESEMARPDYIKMDAGIALRDGMVKALVAYAQRVRIPLIFDGVVDETQCELLRQHDVRFMQGPVFAKVVTA; translated from the coding sequence ATGATTCCGCCCACCATTCCCGAGCTGGTCGCCCGTGCCGGGCAACTGCCGTATCTACGGGATCACCTCGCGCTCGCCGATGGCGGCACTGCAAGCGCGAACCTGCCCGAGCGCACGCTCGGCAGCGCCTACGAACCGATCTACGACGTGACGATGCCCGGTGCGCCGCAATCGACGTCGTTCGCCGACACGATCGAGCGCTACGGCGACGAGCTCGGTTTCCAGGCCGTCACGCTGGTGACGGGGACGCCGCACGATCCGGTCGACTCTGCCGTCGATGACCAGACGCTCGTCGCGATCGACCGCCTGTCGCGCGCGCTGCATGCGATCAATTTCTTTGGCGCGCAGCGCCATGGGCTGCTGTTCCTGCGCGTGCACGAACGGCTGCTGAAGAGCGTGAAGTACGACCACGGCAAGCATTTCTCGACGGTGCTGCAGCGCTTCGGGCTGCCGACCGAGCGGATCGTGATCGAGCTGCCGGCGGTCGCGGTCGCACACAAGACCTTCCTCGGCTACCTGACGCGCAGCTACCAGCATCACGGCTTCAAGGTCGCGGACAAGCTGCCCGACCCGGGACGCATCCTCGCGGTCGAATCGGAGATGGCGCGCCCGGACTACATCAAGATGGATGCGGGCATCGCGTTGCGCGACGGGATGGTCAAGGCGCTCGTCGCGTATGCGCAGCGCGTGCGAATTCCGCTGATCTTCGACGGCGTCGTCGACGAAACGCAGTGCGAGCTGCTGCGCCAGCACGACGTGCGGTTCATGCAGGGGCCCGTGTTTGCGAAGGTCGTGACGGCCTGA
- the bluB gene encoding 5,6-dimethylbenzimidazole synthase, producing the protein MRFDDSDIAAVYRAIFERRDMRHFTPAPVESAVLARLLRAAHHAPSVGFMQPWRFIRITDPALRTAIHALVEAERCATADALGERQDEFMRLKVEGVRECGELLVVALADGRERHVFGRRTLPEMDLASAACAIQNMWLAARAEGLGMGWVSLFDVDALRALLRMPDGAKPIAVLCVGHVDAFYAKPMLEQERWAARMPIEACLFENGWDDPATIDAAGSPPSRADVADADSASASAANVDGSPERIA; encoded by the coding sequence ATGCGTTTCGACGATTCCGACATCGCCGCCGTCTACCGCGCCATTTTCGAACGGCGCGACATGCGTCACTTCACGCCGGCGCCCGTCGAGTCTGCCGTGCTCGCGCGCCTGCTGCGCGCGGCGCATCACGCGCCGAGCGTCGGCTTCATGCAGCCGTGGCGCTTCATCCGCATCACCGATCCGGCGCTGCGCACCGCGATCCACGCGCTGGTCGAGGCCGAGCGCTGCGCGACCGCCGACGCGCTCGGCGAGCGCCAGGACGAATTCATGCGGCTGAAAGTCGAAGGCGTGCGCGAATGCGGCGAGCTGCTGGTCGTCGCGCTCGCCGACGGCCGCGAGCGCCACGTGTTCGGCCGTCGCACATTGCCGGAGATGGATCTCGCGTCCGCCGCGTGCGCGATCCAGAACATGTGGCTCGCAGCCCGCGCCGAAGGGCTCGGGATGGGCTGGGTATCGCTGTTCGACGTCGATGCGCTGCGCGCGCTGCTGCGAATGCCCGACGGCGCGAAACCGATCGCCGTGCTGTGCGTCGGGCACGTCGACGCGTTCTACGCGAAGCCGATGCTCGAGCAGGAGCGCTGGGCGGCGCGGATGCCGATCGAGGCGTGCCTGTTCGAAAACGGCTGGGACGATCCGGCCACGATCGATGCCGCCGGCTCGCCGCCGTCGCGAGCGGACGTGGCGGATGCGGATTCCGCAAGTGCATCGGCCGCAAACGTCGACGGCTCCCCCGAACGCATCGCCTGA